Sequence from the Natronomonas marina genome:
GACGCCCTTGGTCGTCTCCCAGCGGGCGATGCGGAGGAGCTTTCGCGGCCGCATCAGGCCTCCGTCCGTCCGGCCCGCTCGCCGGTCTCGGCGAGGTCCAAGAAGAGCCGTTCGAGACTCGGTTCGACGGTCCGGATGTCGGCTATCTCGCCGCCCCGTTCGGCCGCCGCCGCCTCGATTTCCCGCACCGCGTCCATCCCCTCGACGACGCGCCGGTAGCGGCCGTTCTCCGCAACGGACTCCGGCACCTCGACGGTGGTGTAGACGTGGTACTCGGTGCTACCGTACTCGCCACGGAGGTCCTCGAGGGCACCCTTGGCGACGACGCGGCCCTCGTTCATGATGGCGACGCGGTCACAGACCTCCTCGACATGGTAGAGGTTGTGCGCCGAGAAGACGACCGTCCGGCCCTCCTCGGCGAGTTCCCGCGTGAACTCGACGATGTAGTTAGTGGTCAGAGGGTCGAGTCCCGAGGCGGGTTCGTCGTAGACGACCACGTCGGGGTCGTTGACCAGCGAGCGGACGATGGCTACCTTCCGGGTCATCCCCTTGGACATGTCCCCGATGGGGCGCTCGCGGTGGTCGAGTTCAAGTCGGTCCAGCGCCTCGTGGATGCGCTCGTCCGCCACGTCGCGGGGGACGTCGTAGAGGTCGGCGAAAAACCGGAGGTACGAAAGCGCGGTCATCTCCTCGTACAGCGGCGACTCCTCCGGGAGGAAGCCGAGACGACGGCGGGTCTCGCGGGCGTCGGCGGGCGCGCCATCGACCTCGACGGTGCCGTCAGTGGGTTCGACGAGGCCGGCGAGCGTCTTCAGCGTCGTCGTCTTGCCGGCGCCGTTCGGGCCGACGATGCCGAACACCTCCCCCGAGTCGGCGCCGAAGGAGACGCCGTCGACGGCCACGAACCCCCCGTACTCCTTCCGGAGGTCACGTACGTCTATCACGCCCGTCGAGTCGGACGGGGAGGACAAAAAGCCGGGCGCCGTATCGAGGCGCATGGAACTCCGACGGACGAGCGCTGGCCGACGCTGGGTCGTCGGCGCCGACATCGCGGCGCCCGCCGACCGGGTCTGGGAACTGCTGGTCGACACCGAGCGGTGGCCGGAGTGGGGACCGACGGTGGCGGCCGTCGAGTCACCGACCCGGCGCATCGAGGCGGGGACGACCGGCCACGTTCGCATCCGGGGCATCGGAGCCAGGGTACCCTTCGAGATACGGTGCTTCGACGCCGAGGCGATGCGGTGGCGCTGGGACGTCGCCGGCGTGCCGGCGACCGGCCACCGCGTCGCGGCGTCGGGCGACGGCTGCCGCGTCGAGTTCGAGATACCGTTCGCGGCCGCCGGCTACGCGCCGGTCTGCCGGCGGGCCTGCCGGAAAATAAAGCGACTGGCCGAGAACTGAGTGGCGGTCCGGGGCACACCCGGGCGACCCTATTCGGCGCGGGAGGCGACGCTGAAGTCCCGTACCGGGTGGAGATCCTCCTCGAGACCGGACCCCTCGCAGTCCTCGCTGGGGCAGGCGTAGTGCCAGCCGTCCTTCGTCGCCCGTCGCTCCGAGAACTGCTCGCCGCAGCGCTCGCAGATGAGCGCCTCCGCCGAGCAGGTGTCCCGGTGGAGTTCGTACTGGAGTTTGCTCGAGAACGTCCGCTTGCAGTTCCGGCAGGTGTGAGTCATGTGCTGACGTGGGCGGTCATCCGTAATAGAAGTGCCCCTTCGTTTGTCGACCAACGAGACGGCGCAAGACGTCGTTTCGCGGCGTTTGAGTCCGCAAGTGAACGTTCGTTCACGCCGGGCGGCAGAAACGGTCCGACGGCCGCAGGTCAGAGACCGACGTTCGCCGCGAGCGGCCACGACGCGCCCGCGAGCGCCAGGAACACCAGCGCACCGGCCGAGAGGCTCACGTTCTTGAGGAACTGCGTCATCTCGGTCTGGGCGTCCTCGCCTTCCGCGTTCCAGAAGTCGTGCATCGTCACCGCGGAGACGAGGAGGAAGACGGCGAGTGCCCCGGCCCCGACCGTCGGCAGGACGCCGGCGAGTATCGAGAGTCCGCCGAACACCAGCAGTCCGCCGGAGAACAGTACCGACGCGGTCGGCGCCGGAATACCCTTGAACGCCGCGTACTCCGCCATCTCGTCGCCGTTCTGGAAGTGGTTCAGCCCCATGAAGGCGAGCACGCCCCCGAAGACGACCCGCGCGAGCAGGAAGGCGACGTCGGCGCCGGCGGTCTCGAACATCATCGCCCCTCCGTCGTCACGGTCGGTCGAGCGTCGATACCGTCGAAACTGCGGTTCACAGCCATCACGGTCGTGGATAGCACAGTCGCGTTTATATCATTTCCCGGACACGAGTGTTACCGGGTGACACCGGTGTTACTGGCGCGGCACGTCGATGAGATATTTATTCGGCGCCCTCGTATCGCTCGCATGGCACAGGCGCCCCAGGAGCCGGAGTCGGTCTGTCCCGTCGTCGAGTCCATCGAACAGCTCGGGTCGAAGTGGCGACTGCTGGTGCTGCACGCCCTGCAGGACGGCGAACGGCGGTTCAACGAACTGAAACGGGAGACGGACGCCAACGCACGGACGCTGTCCCGCGTGCTCGACGACCTGGAGGGGACGGGCTTCGTCGAACGCCGCCTCGAGGAGGACGCCCCCGTCGCGACGTACTACTCGCTGACTCCGAAGGGGCGGTCGCTGTGTCCGGTCTTCGACGAGATCGAAGCGTGGGCCGACGAGTGGCTCGAGACCTAATCGACCACAGCGCCGGCCAAAGACCCTTGTAGGACGCCGCTGGTGTTCCGGTATGGCACTCGGACTCGACCGTGAAAAGCTCCTCTACGTCGTCGGCATCCTCCTCGGGGTCGCCGCGGCGGCGTACTTCGGATTCCAGCTCTTCGAGGGCGTCTCACCGGCCACGACGGCCACCCTGCTGTTCGCCGGCTTCCTCTGCTTTCTGCTCGTCGGCGTCGGCTTCGACGTCGAGACCCTGGATATCGTCGCGTACGCGCTCGCCGCAGGCTGCTATCTCGTCTTCGTCGCGTACGTCCTCTCGCGATTCGACGTCGGCGACGGCGGCACGTTCCTGCTCCTCGCGGGGTCGTCGGCGCTTTTCATCGCGCTCGGCTATCTCGCCCAGCGGGACAGCCTGACGCTCGGACGGCGGCGGGCGGCGGTTGCCGTCGTCGCGGTGCTCCTGGCGTCCGTCGCACTCGTCGGCGTCGACCTCGCCGGGCCGCAGCCGACGACCACCGCCGAGTTCGAGGAGTCGGTCGAGATACCCGACGTCCGCGACCGGGCCACGGTCGGCACGGTAACGGTCACGAACGGCTTCTTCCTCCCCCGGCGTGCGGACATCGACCGGTACCACGCCTGCGTCTACGGTCCGGAGTACCGGCCGGCGCCGCTGGAGTACAGACCCTCGCTCGGTTCGCCGCTGCTGGGCGGTGGCGAGTCCCGAAGCTACGAGCTCGCGCTCCCCGGGTTCGTCTTCTACGACGACAACGGGACCCGCCGCGAGGGGTTCCAGGACCTGGAGTCGATCCCCGTCGAGACCGCCGCGGAGTGTCCCGAGCGCAGCGACGAACCGAAGGTGGTGGTCGTCCAGCGACCGACGCCGCCCCGGCGGTGAGTTCCGACTGCGGCGGCGCGGCCGACCCCTCGTTCGTCAGGCGTACTTCTCGGGGTAGGCGTCCGCCAGCAGTTCCGGCGCCTCGAGCAACCGTTCTCGAACCGGTTCGATGACCTCGGCGATTGCCTCGGCGGCCGCCGGCTTGAGGTCGGCCGGGTGGAGTTCGCCGGAGACGAAGTCGGACTCGAGGGCCTCGTAGTCGGCGTAGACGAGGTCCCCGCCGTACTCCTCGGGTCGCTCGACGAGGAACTCCTCGCCGCGCTCGGCCAACACCGGGAACACGAGAAAGCGGAGGTACTCGAGGACACCGTTGTCCTCGACGTCGCCGGCGGGACAGTAGGCGCTCTCTATCTTCTCGGCGACCGCCTCGTCGTCGTCGGTGAGGTTGATCTTCGAGCCCGCCTCCGAGGCGGACATCTTGCCGCCGGTCAGCCCCGACAGCAGCGGCGCGAAGACGCAGGCGGGCTTGTCGTACCCCTGCTCGGGCAACTGCTCGCGGGCCAGCATGTAGATGCCACGCTGGTCGATGCCGCCGTAGGCGATGTCGGCCTCCAGCGCCGCCACGTCCAGCGACTGCATCAGCGTGTAGACGAGTCCGCCCAGTTTCGGGTTCTCCGACTGGCGGACCACCTCGCTGCCCGCCCGCTGGGCGCGCGAGAGCGTCGTCTCCGCGAGCATCCGGTACAGCTCCAGGGTGTAGGGCTCTTCGAGCTGGTAGTCCGTCCCCCGGACGAACTCGACGCCATCGGGGTCGGCGCCGGCGGCCTCGATCATCGCCTCGATTGCGGCCTGGTAGTACGCCGAGCGGGCGTCCAGCAGTTCGAAGGGGCTCTTCGCGTCGTCGAGGTGGGCGTGCAGGTCGGCGACCAGCACCGTCACGTCGAGGCCGGCCTCGATGAAGTCCGCGAGCTTCCGGATCGTCGTGAAGTGCCCGATGTGCATCTCGCCGGTCGGGGCGTAGCCGATGTAGGCGCTCGGCGACTCCCGCTCCTCGAACAGCGCCTCGATCTCGGCTTCGGTGACGACCTCCTCGGTGTACCGCGTGACCAGGTCGGTCCGCTCGGCCGCGTCCATGGACCTGCTACCGTGAGGCGGCCGATAAAACGTTCGGGTATCCGCCTCGTCGCCAACGCCTCGCACACGAGAACCCACAGGAATCCCCGGAGACCGTACGGCCATGCCCCTCCGGGACCTACTCCGGGGCATGTACACCGGGCGTACCGAGAAGCCCTGCTGTCTCTGTGGCCGCCCCGAGACCGACCACCGGGTCGACATCCCGCCCCGGGCCGTCCAGTTGCTGAAACACGCCGGCCCGATAGCCTGGCGGGACATCGAGGGCGAGGTCTCGCTGTACTTCTGTGCCGACGACTGGGCGACCGTCCGGGAACTCGTCCTCGAGACCGGGATGAGTCCGCTGTCTCGCTGCAACGCCGGCCGGGCGTCGTTCGTCCTCCGGGAGGACTTCGAGGCGCTCCTGAACGCCACCCGCGAGGAACCGGACCAGGCGCCGCTGGAGGCGGAGATGCGCGAGTCCGCCCGCTCGGTCCTCGACCGATACGAGAACGGCGACGACAACGTCGAGACCCGCGACCTCGTCGAGGCCCGCATCGTCCAGTGGGCGCTCGAGGACCTCGGCCCGCTGGAACGCTCGACCGCCTGAAGCCGCCTCTACCCGACCCGGAACGGGGCGTCGACGACCGCGACGTCGCTAGCGGAGCCCGTCGTCGACCCTCGGGAAACCTACGACCAGAATCCGCCCGAAATTATATATAGTGGAACGGTATTAAATCCGTCCCAAGAAATATGAAAAGATATGTCGCTCTCGTCCTCGTGGCCTCGCTTCTGGCGGGAACCCTCGGCGTCGCCGCCGCCGACTCCGGTCCGCTGGCCGACGCCGGCCTCGACCAGGAGGTCACCGTCGACACGACCGTCCAACTGGACGGCACCGGTTCCTCGCACCCCGACGGCACCATCGACAGCTACGAGTGGTCGATAGAGACGCCCAACGGCGGCCAGATCACGCCGGACTGTGCCGATTGCGCCCGGACCCACTTCACGCCCGACGACCCCGGTCGCTACGACGTGACGCTGACCGTCACCGACGGCGAGGGCCGCTCCGACAGCGACACCCTCTACGTCTACGTCGAGGGTGCCGGCCCGTCCGTCGAACTGGACGGCCCGACCGATCCGCCGGCCGACGAGCCGACTCCCTACGAAGCCACGGCGGAGACCACCAACGCCGAACTGGAGGAGATCACCTGGCGCGTCGACGACGCAACCGTCGCCGAGGGATCGCTTTCGGGGGCTGCCGACACCGACGAACGTCCGCTGACCTTCTCCGATCCCGGTACCCACCGCATCGAGGTCGTCGTTCGGGACTCGTCGGGCCGCACCGCCCGCGACACGCTCCTCGTCGAACCACAGGCGTTCGATTCCGACGACGACTCCGACACGGGCGGTTCGGTCGACGCCGGGTCCGACTCCCAGGACGGTTTCGAGACGGGTAACTCCGAATGTGACCTCGCGGGGGGACCCGCCACCGCCGGCTACACCTGCGTCGGGGACCCGACGGACGGTGACACCGGCTCCGTGACGAGCGGGTACAACAGCGCCTGTGACGACAACGACTGCGCCAGCGGCCCCGGCAGCGGCAACGACGATAAAGGCGATGACCCAGAAGAAGGCGATGGCGACAATGGCGCCAACGATAGCGGGAACGATTTCCCCGACGAAGGTGGAGAAAACGGGTCCAGTGATGGAGGAGGTGGGTCTGGGTTTTCCAGTGATGGTTCGGGGTATAGGGGGAACGATTCAGGGTATATCCAACCGTAGCCCCAGCCCAAGGCAGATTTCCGGTCAGGTTCATCCGCGGTTGACGAGATGTTCAGGACGTGGCACCACCACAGATATATTTACGTATAGTTCTGAAGAGGAATTATATGATGCGACGGCGGCGGCTGCTCCAAACGATCAGTGTTGGCCTCACAGCTGGAACAGCGGGCTGTAACCGCCTCGAATCCGACACCACTACTCCCACGGAGACGCCGAGCCCGACGGCGACAGACACAGCAACTCCGACAGTAACAGAATCCCGAGAGTACGCGCCTGAGGACCTCACGATTCCAAACTACATGGAACTCTTGCCACAGAAGCATCTCCGCGGTGAACAGCGGACGAACAACTCGAATTTCGTCCGAATCGACTGGGAATGGTACATCCGCATGATCAATGCCGAAATGACGTTCGGAGCCACGAAAACCGAGGACTGGACACTCGCTCCGGACAAAGGCAACCTGTTCCGCCCTCCGAAATACGACCTCATCCACACCCCCCTCGGAGCAACAATCGATATCGCTGAAATCATTACCGATCCGATCGGTGAGGGGTTCCCGAACGTTGGCCCGGAGCTCCTCAAACAGACCGGGCTCGCTGCGGAGTCAGAACAGCAGGAATCAGCCCGTGAGGTGGATGAGGTTATTGGATACTCTTCGCCTGGCATAATCATGTTCGTTGGTGCGAACCTGTCGTCGTTTCATGAGGCCGTCGCAGACAACCCCTCGACGAAAGACGATAGGTACCCCGATACAGTCGTGTATTCGGGTGTGGAGCATGCCTCTAGCCGGAACATCATCGTGAGTGAGGCGCGAGACCGCGATATCATCGCCGTCGAGTCCGGCGATGAAGACCCTGAAGCCCTCCACCCGTTAATCCTCCGGCTTGCTGGTGAGGGTGAGAGTGTGGTGGGTGAGGAGTCAGTCCAGTGGTGTCTCTCAAAGCTCCGACCGGGAATGCCGATGGTCGTGGGCGAGATCAGGGATGGGCGGGTGCAGTTTGATGACAGTCCGTATTCGAATCGGGAGGTCCAGCGGTTACCGGAGTTTGATGCGATCTTCTATGGGTTCGACACCAACGGCGAAACGGGGATGGGGCAGGCGGTGACGTCCCGCATCAAGGGGTCGCCGCCGAGTGAGGCCGAACTCCGGGAGGTGTATGGCTCGCCAGACGGTCAGGTGACGACCTCCGCTAACGACAACGTCTCCGAAATCACGGTGACATGGGGCCCCCAGCAGCTCTCTCGGCCGGTCAAGGCATTGAGCGATAACCAGCTGTAGAGATGTACGACAGTTGAATAATCCACACGGGGATTGGTGTCGATATGTCACCTCGTTGTGACATAAAATTACAGGTCGATTTGAGCATACAACCAGGTCCGGCGGTGAACGCCCTGCCGCTCAGGCCTCGATGTAATCGTCGTTGAAGACCCACTCGCCGTCGTCGTCGCGGATCATGTACTCGCCGTAGTAGGGCACGCGGTTCTCGACGGTTTCGCGGAACGCCTCCCGGATCTCGGGTTTCGTCATCTCGCCCATGCTCTTGAGGTCGTCGTTGCGGTTGAGACAGCCCTTCAGGTAGCCCTCGTGGGTGACGCGCACGCGGTGGCAGTTGGCACAGAAGGTGGGGTTCTCGACGGGATCGACGATCTCGACCATGCCCGTCTCCGTCTCGGCCGAGTCGTCGGGACCGACCCAGTAGCGGCGGCGGTCGTGCATCTCGCGGTGCTCGACGCGGTCGGCCCGTTCTTCGAGCCAGCCGTGGACCCGGTCGATGTCGACCGCCCAGTCGGGCCGGCCGGCGAGTTCGGGCATGTACTCGATGAGCTGGAGCTGCAGGCCCTCGTTGTCGGCGACGTGGTCGACCATCTCGGGGACGTACCCCGCGGTCTGCTCGAAGACGACCATGTTGAGCTTGACCGGGTCGAGACCGGCCTCCAGCGCGGCGTCGACCCCGGCCATCACGTCGTCGTAGGCGCTACTCTTGGTGACCTGTTTGAACGTCTCGGGCGAGAGGGCGTCCTGGGAGACGTTGACGCGTTCGAGGCCGGCGTCGACGAGCCCGTCGGCGCGGTCGGGGAGGAAGGTCCCGTTGGTGGTGAGCGAGGTCTCCATCGAATCGGGCGTCCGGCGGACGATCTCCTCGAGGTCCTGCCGGAGCATTGGCTCGCCGCCGGTGAACTTCACGGCGTCGACATCGAACTCGGCGGCTACCTCGAGAAAGCGGACGACATCGTCGGTGTCCATCTCGTCGTCGGCGGGTTCCATCGGGCCGCGGGTGTCGCCCAGCCCCTCGTTGTGGCAGTAGACGCAGTCGAAGTTACACCGGTCGGTGAGCGAGACCCGGACGCCCGTGACCTCCCTCCCGAACCCGTCCTCGAGCATATCCGAGAGTTCGTGTTCATGTGCTTAAAATCGATGCCACCAGCCGGTCGCCAGTAACTGTATTCGGTTACGCCAGAGCGGTCTCCCGGTCGCCGTTCACAACCCTTATCGTCGTCTCGCGGCCTATCCGGACGTATGGACGAAAACGCGATACTCGACCGACTCTCGGCGGTCAAGGACCCCGACCTCGGGGACGACATCGTCTCGCTGGGGCTGGTCAACGACGTGACCGTCGACGACGGTACCGTGGCAATCGACCTCGCACTGGGGGCGCCGTACTCGCCGACGGAGACGGCGATGGCCGGGGCGGTCCGGGAGGAACTGGCCGACCTGGACCGCGAACTCGAGCTGTCGGCGAGCGTCGACGCCGGGCCGTCCGCCGACGAGTCGGTGCTGCCGGGCGTCGAGAACATCATCGCCGTCGCCTCGGGAAAGGGTGGGGTCGGGAAGTCGACGGTGGCGGTGAACCTCGCCGCGGGGCTGTCGGAGATGGGTGCCAGCGTTGGCCTGTTCGACGCCGACATCTACGGGCCGAACGTCCCGCGGATGATCGAGGCCGACGAGCGACCGAAGGCGACCCACGAGGAGACCATCATCCCGCCGGAACGGTACGGGATGGAGCTGATGAGCATGGACTTCCTCGTCGGCGAGGACGACCCCGTCATCTGGCGGGGGCCGATGGTCCACAAGGTACTGACCCAGCTGTGGGAGGACGTCGAGTGGGGGCGCCTCGACTACATGGTCGTCGACCTGCCACCGGGAACGGGCGACACGCAGTTGACGCTGTTGCAGTCCGTCCCGGTGTCGGGGGCCGTCATCGTGACCACGCCGCAGGAGGTCGCCATCGACGACGCCCGGAAGGGCCTGCGGATGTTCGGGAAGCACGACACGCCGGTGCTGGGCATCGTCGAGAACATGTCGGGCTTCGTCTGTCCGGACTGCGGTGGGGAACACGACATCTTCGGCAGCGGCGGCGGCCGCGAGTTCGCCGACGACAACGACATGCCGTTCCTCGGCGAGGTTCCGCTTGACACGTCCGTTCGGGAGGGCGGCGACTCCGGGGCGCCCATCGTCCTCGAGACGGACAGCGAGGCGGGCGCGGCCTTCCGGGAGTTCGCCGACGAGACGGCGAACATGCAGGGCATCGTCCGTCGGCGGCAGGCCAGCGAGCGCAGGTGACGATGCCGGGAAGCGAGGACGAAGAGCGGGTCGAGAGCGACCCCGAGCGGGCGGCGCTGTTGCGGGAGGTCGCCGCGGAGGTGCGCGGCGACAGTTCCGAGAGCGAGCAGGTCGCGGCGATGCTGTACCGGGTCTCGGACCTCTACGACCCCGACGAGGAGACGACGCCGGCGGAAATCTACCGGAACGTCCGGACCATCCTCGACGTCAAGGAGCGCGGCGGCCGCCCGGAGCGGGACGGCTGACGCCGATGGGACCTTTTTTGTCGCCGTCGCCCTCCACGACCCGTATGGACGCGCTGTTGCACACGGGTATCGATCACCCGAACGTCTGGTGGATCGTCGTTCCGAGCATGCTGTCGTTCCTCGTGGGACTGGTGGCGTTCGTCTTCTCGGCCCGCATCCGGGCGTTCCTGGGGCTCGAGGAACCGGTCGCGGAGTGATCGGTCGAGGGCCGTGTGACCGTCTCACGCCCCAGCACCGCCGTCGCCGGGCGTATCGTTGTGCTTAAGTACGGTCGCGGGGTAGCGGAGGACGCAATCGATGCAGGGGCCCCGGCCCCGAGTCCGAGAAACCCCGAACGAGAGTTCAGGGACGCACGGAACGTAGTTCCGTGAGGGCGAGGATAGGCGCACGCGAGTCGTGGTAGCCAAGCATGGCCCAAGGCGCAGGGTTGCTAACTCTGTGGCGCAAGCCTCCGGGGTTCAAATCCCCGCCACGACGCTAATCCAACCCACACATGAGTGCAGAAGAACCCAC
This genomic interval carries:
- a CDS encoding winged helix-turn-helix transcriptional regulator; protein product: MAQAPQEPESVCPVVESIEQLGSKWRLLVLHALQDGERRFNELKRETDANARTLSRVLDDLEGTGFVERRLEEDAPVATYYSLTPKGRSLCPVFDEIEAWADEWLET
- the moaA gene encoding GTP 3',8-cyclase MoaA: MLEDGFGREVTGVRVSLTDRCNFDCVYCHNEGLGDTRGPMEPADDEMDTDDVVRFLEVAAEFDVDAVKFTGGEPMLRQDLEEIVRRTPDSMETSLTTNGTFLPDRADGLVDAGLERVNVSQDALSPETFKQVTKSSAYDDVMAGVDAALEAGLDPVKLNMVVFEQTAGYVPEMVDHVADNEGLQLQLIEYMPELAGRPDWAVDIDRVHGWLEERADRVEHREMHDRRRYWVGPDDSAETETGMVEIVDPVENPTFCANCHRVRVTHEGYLKGCLNRNDDLKSMGEMTKPEIREAFRETVENRVPYYGEYMIRDDDGEWVFNDDYIEA
- a CDS encoding tyrosine--tRNA ligase, which codes for MDAAERTDLVTRYTEEVVTEAEIEALFEERESPSAYIGYAPTGEMHIGHFTTIRKLADFIEAGLDVTVLVADLHAHLDDAKSPFELLDARSAYYQAAIEAMIEAAGADPDGVEFVRGTDYQLEEPYTLELYRMLAETTLSRAQRAGSEVVRQSENPKLGGLVYTLMQSLDVAALEADIAYGGIDQRGIYMLAREQLPEQGYDKPACVFAPLLSGLTGGKMSASEAGSKINLTDDDEAVAEKIESAYCPAGDVEDNGVLEYLRFLVFPVLAERGEEFLVERPEEYGGDLVYADYEALESDFVSGELHPADLKPAAAEAIAEVIEPVRERLLEAPELLADAYPEKYA
- a CDS encoding SRPBCC family protein: MELRRTSAGRRWVVGADIAAPADRVWELLVDTERWPEWGPTVAAVESPTRRIEAGTTGHVRIRGIGARVPFEIRCFDAEAMRWRWDVAGVPATGHRVAASGDGCRVEFEIPFAAAGYAPVCRRACRKIKRLAEN
- a CDS encoding PKD domain-containing protein is translated as MASLLAGTLGVAAADSGPLADAGLDQEVTVDTTVQLDGTGSSHPDGTIDSYEWSIETPNGGQITPDCADCARTHFTPDDPGRYDVTLTVTDGEGRSDSDTLYVYVEGAGPSVELDGPTDPPADEPTPYEATAETTNAELEEITWRVDDATVAEGSLSGAADTDERPLTFSDPGTHRIEVVVRDSSGRTARDTLLVEPQAFDSDDDSDTGGSVDAGSDSQDGFETGNSECDLAGGPATAGYTCVGDPTDGDTGSVTSGYNSACDDNDCASGPGSGNDDKGDDPEEGDGDNGANDSGNDFPDEGGENGSSDGGGGSGFSSDGSGYRGNDSGYIQP
- a CDS encoding Mrp/NBP35 family ATP-binding protein produces the protein MDENAILDRLSAVKDPDLGDDIVSLGLVNDVTVDDGTVAIDLALGAPYSPTETAMAGAVREELADLDRELELSASVDAGPSADESVLPGVENIIAVASGKGGVGKSTVAVNLAAGLSEMGASVGLFDADIYGPNVPRMIEADERPKATHEETIIPPERYGMELMSMDFLVGEDDPVIWRGPMVHKVLTQLWEDVEWGRLDYMVVDLPPGTGDTQLTLLQSVPVSGAVIVTTPQEVAIDDARKGLRMFGKHDTPVLGIVENMSGFVCPDCGGEHDIFGSGGGREFADDNDMPFLGEVPLDTSVREGGDSGAPIVLETDSEAGAAFREFADETANMQGIVRRRQASERR
- a CDS encoding ABC transporter ATP-binding protein, with product MIDVRDLRKEYGGFVAVDGVSFGADSGEVFGIVGPNGAGKTTTLKTLAGLVEPTDGTVEVDGAPADARETRRRLGFLPEESPLYEEMTALSYLRFFADLYDVPRDVADERIHEALDRLELDHRERPIGDMSKGMTRKVAIVRSLVNDPDVVVYDEPASGLDPLTTNYIVEFTRELAEEGRTVVFSAHNLYHVEEVCDRVAIMNEGRVVAKGALEDLRGEYGSTEYHVYTTVEVPESVAENGRYRRVVEGMDAVREIEAAAAERGGEIADIRTVEPSLERLFLDLAETGERAGRTEA
- a CDS encoding DoxX family protein yields the protein MFETAGADVAFLLARVVFGGVLAFMGLNHFQNGDEMAEYAAFKGIPAPTASVLFSGGLLVFGGLSILAGVLPTVGAGALAVFLLVSAVTMHDFWNAEGEDAQTEMTQFLKNVSLSAGALVFLALAGASWPLAANVGL
- a CDS encoding transcriptional regulator, with the translated sequence MTHTCRNCKRTFSSKLQYELHRDTCSAEALICERCGEQFSERRATKDGWHYACPSEDCEGSGLEEDLHPVRDFSVASRAE